Genomic window (Pseudomonas sp. L5B5):
CGCCTGGCGCTGAGCAAGGACAAGACCGGGGTGCTGCACAGTCCTCAGGTGGAGCTGGAGGGCGACAGCGGCGTGCTGCTGGACCTGGCGGCAGTCCTCCAGGACCTGGAGCTGGACTGGGAGTACGAGCTCTCGCGCTGGCTCGGCCCGGTGGCCACCCAGCTGTTCAGCGGCCATGTGCGCAGCCGCGCGCGCTGGTACCAGCAAGGCTTCGCCAGCCTCAACCAGAACCTCGCCGAATTCCTCGCCGAAGAATCGCGCAGCCTGGTGGGCCAGCGCGAAGCCGAGGCACGCTTTCGTGAACTGGACCAGGCCAAGCTCGACCTGGAACGACTGGAGGCGCGTATCGAGCGCCTTTCCCGATCCCTTGACCCAAGCGATAACGCATGAAGCTGCTTGCCGTCCGTCGTCTATTGCGCATCCAGCGTGTCGTGATCCGCTACCGCCTCGATGACCTGCTGTTCGATCTCCCCCTGCCCTGGTTTCTCCTGGCCCTGCGCTTCGTCCTGCCCTGGCGCTGGTTCCCGCGCAAACAGCTGGAACTGAGCCGCGGGGCACGCCTGCGCCTGGCGTTGCAGGACCTGGGGCCGATCTTCATCAAGTTCGGACAGATTCTATCCACTCGCCGCGACCTGTTGCCGGAAGACATCGCCGACGAGCTGATGCTGCTGCAGGACCGGGTACCGCCGTTCGACTCGCAGAAGTCCGTGGCCCTGATCGAAGAACAGCTGGGCAAGAAGATCAGCGACGTGTTCAGCCGCTTCGACATCGAACCCCTGGCCTCGGCCTCGGTGGCCCAGGTGCATGCCGCCAAGCTCAAGACCGGCGAAGAAGTGGTGGTCAAGGTGATCCGTCCCGGGCTCAAGCCGATCATTGCCCAGGACCTGGCGTGGCTGTTCATCCTCGCCCGGGCCGCAGAACGGGTCTCTGCCGACGCGCGCCTGCTGCACCCGGTCGACGTGGTCAGCGACTACGAGAAAACCATCTACGACGAGCTCGACCTGCTGCGCGAGGCGGCCAACGCCAGCCAGCTCAAGCGCAACTTCGAAGGCTCGCCACTGCTTTACGTACCCCAGGTCTACTGGGACTGGTGCCGGCCGAAAGTGCTGGTGATGGAGCGCATCTACGGCATCCAGGTCACCGACCTGGCAACCCTGGCCGACCAGCGCACCGACATGAAGATGCTCGCCGAACGGGGCGTGGAGATCTTCTTCACCCAGGTATTTCGCGACAGTTTCTTCCACGCCGACATGCACCCGGGCAACATCTTCGTCAGCACCGTGCAGCCCTGGAGCCCGCAGTACATTGCCATCGACTGCGGTATCGTCGGCAGCCTCACCCCGCAAGACCAGGACTACCTGGCGCGCAACCTGTTCGCCTTCTTCAAGCGTGACTACCGCCGCGTGGCCCAGTTGCACATCGATTCCGGCTGGGTTCCGGCGGAAACCAAGCTCAACGAATTCGAGGCGGCGATCCGCACCGTGTGCGAGCCGATCTTCGAAAAACCGCTGAAGGACATTTCCTTCGGCCAGGTGCTAATGCGCCTGTTCCAGACGGCGCGGCGCTTCAACATGGAAGTCCAGCCACAGCTGGTGCTGCTGCAGAAGACCCTGCTCAACATCGAGGGCCTGGGCCGCCAGCTGTACCCGGACCTGGACCTGTGGAACACCGCGCAACCCTTCCTGGAACGCTGGATGCGCGAGCGAGTCAGCCCCAAGACCGTGCTCGGCAATATCCACAGCCAGATCGAACAGCTGCCGCACCTGGCCAACATGACCCGCGACCTGCTGGAACGCATGTCGCAGCCCCACGCCGCCGACCCTCCCGCGCCCT
Coding sequences:
- a CDS encoding SCP2 domain-containing protein: MLLSGLLASVETGINRVLRLDSTALPRLKHLTGKVIAVDCQSPALQLFILPSDEGLMLASQWASDPDCTLRAPASSLVRLALSKDKTGVLHSPQVELEGDSGVLLDLAAVLQDLELDWEYELSRWLGPVATQLFSGHVRSRARWYQQGFASLNQNLAEFLAEESRSLVGQREAEARFRELDQAKLDLERLEARIERLSRSLDPSDNA
- the ubiB gene encoding ubiquinone biosynthesis regulatory protein kinase UbiB, with the translated sequence MKLLAVRRLLRIQRVVIRYRLDDLLFDLPLPWFLLALRFVLPWRWFPRKQLELSRGARLRLALQDLGPIFIKFGQILSTRRDLLPEDIADELMLLQDRVPPFDSQKSVALIEEQLGKKISDVFSRFDIEPLASASVAQVHAAKLKTGEEVVVKVIRPGLKPIIAQDLAWLFILARAAERVSADARLLHPVDVVSDYEKTIYDELDLLREAANASQLKRNFEGSPLLYVPQVYWDWCRPKVLVMERIYGIQVTDLATLADQRTDMKMLAERGVEIFFTQVFRDSFFHADMHPGNIFVSTVQPWSPQYIAIDCGIVGSLTPQDQDYLARNLFAFFKRDYRRVAQLHIDSGWVPAETKLNEFEAAIRTVCEPIFEKPLKDISFGQVLMRLFQTARRFNMEVQPQLVLLQKTLLNIEGLGRQLYPDLDLWNTAQPFLERWMRERVSPKTVLGNIHSQIEQLPHLANMTRDLLERMSQPHAADPPAPWHRRKDDWFLRLLGTAHLGGGAILAAGGPLHELGHWPAGIMIAVGLYLIVRR